A single genomic interval of Melanotaenia boesemani isolate fMelBoe1 chromosome 4, fMelBoe1.pri, whole genome shotgun sequence harbors:
- the elfn1b gene encoding protein ELFN1: MVSISGQLSPVLIAMTSQMAQSAGQLRHKTPGGFSSGIPSTASSFLCWLALLSVLRLPMVTADCWLIEGEKGFVWLAICSMNQPPYEAIPSHINSTIVDLRLNENKIRAVHYSSLSRFGNLTYLNLTKNDISYVEDGAFSAQFNLQVLQMGFNKLRNLTEGMLRGLGKLQYLYLQANLIETVTPNTFWECPNIENIDLSMNRIQVLDGNLFSGLSKLTTCELYTNPFNCSCELLGFLQWLSAFPNRTSERMVCDSPQGFSGYNLLSQNPRLPTQRNALHVLSLVCTYDGSSMTPFYVIDSTTQSPDFASPCGLDDCASGTPPDEVISLSPIFSDAKPVMTIKQVQHSSAVITVQIPHPYKKMYILMLYNNSFYTDIWNLKHHREDIELKNLKPNTEYTYCVASIRNSLRFNHTCLTISTGRRAGTDRAPDQSSATHYIMTILGCLFGMLLLLGLFVHCLRRKRIMEEKERKMNRIQRTLIELKYGGEGDIEGGSGGSVSQKLAAGDSLSRMPYLPQSSEIDPYKLQEVIETPGHKPAKLNYMEVRGSGIEREREREREREMSPQANPQGSVAEISTIAKEVDKVNQIINNCIDALKSESTSFQQGIKSPSSAGGGSVSTAEPQLVLLSDQGERGERGGEFLSPVYKGGRGGREERGRSFHHSLQRHHSMEAPPTSKRPSTSSSPGSARSPRSFRSEGGYHSSESRYIERTSPGERGERGERGERGERGERGERGERGGDVIRTVTPAAVILRAEAQRIRQYNEHRHSYPGSQQHLQELQHHPQILQELHHHPGARKPSVLDPITLSRQAKQRELAYSQLSSHYPLSPQYHNLSYCSSPEEDEEEEGLLCTPTLGLWERFKLHRKRHRQASMEDEGYVAAGHALRRKVQFAKDEDLHDILDYWKGVSAQQKA, translated from the exons ATGGTGAGCATCTCTGGTCAGCTTTCTCCAGTGCTTATTGCGATGACATCCCAAATGGCCCAGAGTGCAGGGCAGCTGAGACACAAGACACCCGGAGGTTTTTCATCAGGGATCCCATCCACAGCCAGCTCCTTCCTCTGTTGGCTTGCCCTGCTGTCAGTGTTGAGGCTGCCAATGGTAACAGCAGACTGTTGGCTAATCGAAGGGGAGAAAGGCTTTGTGTGGTTGGCTATCTGCAGCATGAATCAGCCTCCCTATGAGGCCATCCCCTCCCACATTAACAG CACTATTGTTGATCTGAGGCTAAATGAGAACAAGATCCGAGCGGTTCATTATTCTTCACTCAGTCGCTTTGGCAACCTAACCTACCTGAACCTCACCAAGAACGACATCAGCTATGTGGAAGACGGAGCATTCTCAGCACAATTCAATCTACAG GTTCTCCAGATGGGCTTTAACAAGTTGAGGAACCTGACAGAAGGGATGCTGCGAGGCCTGGGCAAGCTGCAGTATCTCTACCTCCAAGCCAACCTCATTGAGACTGTTACACCCAACACCTTCTGGGAATGTCCCAACATAGAGAATATAGACCTCTCCATGAACAG AATCCAGGTGTTGGATGGCAATTTGTTTTCTGGACTCTCCAAACTGACCACATGTGAACTTTACACCAACCCCTTCAACTGCTCTTGTGAGCTACTGGGTTTCCTGCAGTGGCTCTCTGCCTTCCCTAACCGGACCAGTGAGAGGATGGTGTGTGATTCTCCTCAAGGATTCTCTGGCTACAACCTGCTGAGTCAGAATCCCCGCTTGCCTACCCAGCGCAATGCTCTGCACGTGCTCAGTCTGGTATGCACATATGATGGTAGTAGCATGACACCCTTCTATGTCATTGACTCTACCACCCAGTCGCCAGATTTCGCCTCTCCCTGCGGATTAGACGATTGTGCCTCTGGGACCCCTCCTGATGAAGTAATCAGCTTGAGCCCCATTTTCTCTGATGCCAAACcagtaatgacaataaaacagGTGCAACATTCGAGTGCTGTCATAACAGTTCAGATTCCCCACCCGTACAAGAAAATGTACATCCTGATGCTTTACAACAACAGCTTCTACACAGACATCTGGAATCTGAAACATCATAGAGAGGATATTGAGCTAAAGAACTTAAAACCTAATACTGAGTACACGTACTGTGTGGCTTCCATACGAAATTCCCTGCGGTTCAACCATACCTGTTTGACCATCTCCACTGGTCGTAGAGCTGGAACTGATAGGGCTCCAGATCAGTCATCAGCCACCCACTACATTATGACTATTTTGGGCTGTCTGTTTGGCATGCTGCTCTTACTCGGTCTTTTTGTCCACTGCCTAAGGCGGAAAAGAATCATGgaggagaaggaaagaaagatgaacaggatccagaGGACTCTGATTGAGCTCAAGTATGGAGGGGAAGGGGATATTGAGGGAGGGAGCGGAGGATCTGTTTCCCAGAAGCTTGCCGCTGGGGACAGCCTGTCCAGAATGCCCTACCTGCCCCAGAGTAGTGAGATAGACCCATACAAACTTCAGGAGGTGATAGAAACACCAGGGCACAAGCCCGCTAAACTTAACTACATGGAGGTTAGAGGCTCAGGCATTGAAAGGGAAcgagaaagggagagagaaagggagatgtCCCCTCAAGCAAATCCCCAGGGTTCAGTGGCAGAGATCTCTACCATTGCAAAAGAAGTGGATAAAGTCAACCAGATCATCAACAACTGTATAGATGCTCTCAAATCTGAGTCTACCTCCTTTCAACAAGGAATCAAATCCCCCTCTTCTGCAGGAGGAGGATCTGTTTCGACTGCAGAGCCACAGCTGGTGCTTTTATCTGAccaaggagaaagaggagaacGAGGAGGTGAGTTCCTTTCCCCAGTGTAtaagggaggaagaggaggaagagaagagaggGGGAGAAGTTTCCATCATTCATTGCAGCGACACCATAGTATGGAAGCTCCCCCAACCTCCAAAAGGCCCAGTACCTCCTCTTCTCCCGGCTCTGCCAGAAGCCCTCGCTCTTTCCGCTCGGAGGGGGGTTACCACTCATCAGAATCCCGCTATATTGAAAGAACTTCACctggagaaagaggagaaagaggagaaagaggagaaaggggagaaagaggagaaagaggagaaaggGGAGAAAGGGGAGGAGATGTAATCCGAACCGTTACACCAGCGGCAGTTATCTTACGAGCTGAAGCCCAGAGAATCCGTCAGTACAATGAACACCGTCATTCCTACCCCGGCTCTCAGCAGCATCTCCAGGAATTGCAACACCATCCACAGATCCTGCAGGAGCTCCACCATCACCCAGGAGCCCGCAAGCCTTCTGTGTTAGACCCCATTACTCTCAGCAGGCAGGCTAAACAGCGTGAGCTAGCCTACTCCCAACTTTCATCACATTACCCACTCTCACCCCAGTACCACAACCTTAGCTACTGCTCCAGTCcagaggaagacgaggaagaAGAAGGGCTCCTATGCACCCCAACCCTGGGGCTCTGGGAGAGGTTCAAACTACACCGTAAGAGGCATCGGCAGGCATCGATGGAGGACGAGGGATATGTGGCAGCTGGGCATGCGCTGAGGCGAAAGGTTCAGTTTGCCAAAGATGAAGATCTTCATGACATACTGGACTACTGGAAGGGAGTGTCTGCCCAGCAGAAGGCCTGA